The Streptomyces nitrosporeus genome includes a window with the following:
- a CDS encoding SsgA family sporulation/cell division regulator, with the protein MSDAIHEPARARLITDGPDPRPVPVVLGYDPGAPRTVRIRFPGGIEWAVDRDALEGGLRSPVTSGDIRVWPCGRVQLIVELHSPEGVAVLQFDSAPVIRFLRRTHEEAGADGGTRPAPGPSAVRA; encoded by the coding sequence ATGTCCGACGCGATCCACGAACCCGCACGCGCCCGGCTCATCACCGACGGCCCGGACCCGCGCCCCGTACCCGTGGTGCTGGGGTACGACCCCGGTGCGCCGCGGACCGTGCGCATCAGGTTCCCCGGCGGCATCGAGTGGGCCGTGGACCGGGACGCCCTGGAGGGCGGGCTGCGCTCCCCCGTCACCAGCGGCGACATCCGTGTCTGGCCCTGCGGGCGCGTCCAGCTGATCGTGGAGCTGCACTCCCCCGAGGGTGTCGCCGTGCTGCAGTTCGACAGCGCGCCGGTGATCCGCTTCCTGCGCCGCACGCACGAGGAGGCCGGGGCCGACGGCGGCACCCGGCCCGCCCCCGGCCCCTCCGCGGTCAGGGCCTGA
- a CDS encoding energy-coupling factor ABC transporter permease, producing MHVPDGFINAPVSAVAGVAAAGAVAVGLRGARKELDERTAPLAGLVAAFIFAVQMLNFPVAAGTSGHLLGGALAAILVGPYTGVLCIAVVLLMQGILFADGGLTALGVNITVMGVVTVVVSYALFRALTGVLPRTRRSTTAAAFLAALVSVPAAAAAFTLVYAIGGTTDVPLGKVLTAMVGVHVLIGVGEAFITALTVGAVLAVRPDLVHGARGLTAPLKLRVDGELVDAPAAEPAPSAARTRSTRPLRAAGLALAVVLAGFLSFYASAAPDGLEKVATDQGIDKNAKEHGAADSPLADYGVEGVENTRISGGLAGVIGVGATVVVGSGVFWAVRRRTRREADHTPQGTR from the coding sequence ATGCATGTACCCGACGGATTCATCAACGCACCCGTCTCGGCCGTCGCGGGCGTGGCCGCCGCAGGCGCGGTCGCCGTCGGACTCCGCGGCGCCCGGAAGGAACTCGACGAGCGCACCGCGCCGCTGGCCGGACTGGTGGCGGCGTTCATCTTCGCGGTGCAGATGCTGAACTTCCCCGTGGCCGCCGGGACCAGCGGACACCTGCTGGGCGGCGCGCTCGCGGCGATCCTCGTCGGACCGTACACCGGGGTCCTGTGCATCGCCGTCGTGCTGCTGATGCAGGGCATCCTCTTCGCCGACGGCGGCCTCACGGCGCTGGGCGTGAACATCACGGTCATGGGCGTCGTCACCGTCGTCGTCTCCTACGCCCTCTTCCGCGCGCTGACCGGTGTGCTGCCCCGCACCCGCCGCTCGACGACCGCGGCCGCCTTCCTCGCCGCGCTGGTCTCGGTGCCGGCCGCGGCCGCCGCCTTCACCCTGGTCTACGCGATCGGCGGGACCACCGACGTACCCCTGGGCAAGGTCCTCACCGCGATGGTCGGTGTGCACGTCCTGATCGGCGTCGGCGAGGCGTTCATCACCGCGCTGACCGTCGGCGCGGTGCTGGCCGTACGCCCCGACCTGGTGCACGGCGCGCGCGGGCTCACGGCCCCGCTCAAGCTCCGCGTCGACGGCGAGCTCGTCGACGCCCCGGCCGCGGAACCGGCGCCCTCCGCCGCCCGCACCCGCTCCACGCGCCCCCTCAGGGCAGCCGGGCTGGCCCTGGCGGTCGTCCTCGCCGGGTTTCTCTCCTTCTACGCCTCGGCCGCCCCGGACGGACTGGAGAAGGTCGCCACCGACCAGGGCATCGACAAGAACGCCAAGGAGCACGGGGCGGCCGACTCGCCGCTCGCCGACTACGGCGTGGAGGGAGTCGAGAACACCCGGATCTCCGGCGGCCTCGCCGGGGTGATCGGGGTCGGTGCCACGGTCGTCGTCGGCAGCGGGGTGTTCTGGGCCGTGCGCCGCCGCACCCGGCGGGAAGCGGACCACACCCCGCAGGGAACCCGCTGA
- the cbiQ gene encoding cobalt ECF transporter T component CbiQ, with protein MGAGHAHALYRHGHSPVHRLPPHCKLVAVLCFVVAVVSTPREAMWAFALYAALLAGAAALARVPAGFLLKRLVIEVPFVAFALLMPFVVPGERTELLGLTVSVPGLWGAWNVLAKGTLGVAASVLLASTTELRSLLLGLQRLRLPPLLVQIASFMLRYGDVITDELRRMSIARRSRGFEARGIRHWGVLAKTAGALFIRSYERGERVHLAMISRGYTGTMPVIDEVTASRAQWAYASVLPLLALGVCLLGWTV; from the coding sequence ATGGGCGCCGGCCACGCCCACGCCCTCTACCGGCACGGCCACTCCCCGGTGCACCGCCTGCCGCCCCACTGCAAGCTGGTCGCGGTCCTCTGCTTCGTCGTGGCCGTGGTCTCCACCCCGCGCGAGGCGATGTGGGCCTTCGCGCTGTACGCGGCGCTGCTCGCCGGAGCCGCCGCCCTGGCCCGCGTCCCGGCGGGCTTCCTGCTGAAGCGGCTGGTCATCGAGGTGCCCTTCGTGGCGTTCGCGCTGCTCATGCCGTTCGTCGTACCCGGGGAGCGGACCGAGCTGCTCGGCCTGACCGTCAGCGTCCCCGGCCTCTGGGGCGCCTGGAACGTCCTCGCCAAGGGCACCCTCGGGGTGGCCGCCTCGGTACTGCTCGCCTCCACCACCGAACTGCGCTCCCTGCTGCTGGGCCTCCAGCGCCTTAGGCTGCCCCCGCTGCTCGTGCAGATCGCGTCCTTCATGCTCCGGTACGGCGACGTGATCACCGACGAGCTGCGGCGCATGTCGATCGCCCGCCGCTCGCGGGGCTTCGAGGCGCGCGGCATCCGGCACTGGGGGGTCCTGGCCAAGACGGCGGGCGCCCTGTTCATCCGCTCCTACGAACGCGGTGAACGCGTCCACCTCGCGATGATCAGCCGCGGATACACCGGCACCATGCCGGTGATCGACGAGGTGACCGCCTCCCGGGCCCAGTGGGCGTACGCCTCGGTGCTCCCCCTGCTCGCCCTCGGAGTCTGTCTGCTGGGATGGACCGTATGA
- a CDS encoding energy-coupling factor ABC transporter ATP-binding protein, translating into MSRPSRPAPSLEVSGLAYAYPDGHQALFGVDLTVGRGERVALLGPNGAGKTTLVLHLNGILEAGAGSVRVAGLPVRKENLAQIRRRVGIVFQDPDDQLFMPTVREDVAFGPAAAGLRGAELEERVTAALARVGMEEFAARPPHHLSFGQRRRVAVATVLAMEPEILVLDEPSSNLDPASRRELADILRALDVTVLMVTHDLPYALELCPRAVILSDGVIAADDRTQELLCDAALMRRHRLELPFGFDPRSVAVPRG; encoded by the coding sequence ATGAGCCGACCCTCCCGACCCGCGCCCTCCCTCGAAGTCAGCGGACTCGCGTACGCCTACCCCGACGGCCACCAGGCCCTCTTCGGGGTCGACCTCACCGTCGGCCGGGGCGAGCGCGTCGCCCTCCTCGGCCCCAACGGGGCGGGCAAGACCACCCTCGTCCTGCACCTCAACGGCATCCTCGAAGCGGGCGCGGGAAGCGTCCGCGTCGCCGGACTGCCCGTACGCAAGGAGAACCTGGCGCAGATCCGGCGCCGGGTCGGCATCGTCTTCCAGGACCCCGACGACCAGCTGTTCATGCCGACCGTACGGGAGGACGTGGCCTTCGGGCCCGCCGCCGCCGGACTGCGCGGGGCGGAACTGGAGGAGCGGGTCACGGCCGCGCTCGCACGCGTGGGGATGGAGGAGTTCGCGGCCAGGCCCCCGCACCACCTCTCCTTCGGCCAGCGCCGCCGGGTCGCCGTCGCCACCGTCCTCGCGATGGAACCGGAGATCCTCGTCCTGGACGAGCCGTCCTCCAACCTGGACCCGGCGTCCCGCCGTGAACTCGCCGACATCCTGCGGGCCCTGGACGTCACCGTGCTGATGGTCACCCACGACCTGCCGTACGCGCTCGAACTCTGCCCGCGCGCCGTCATCCTCAGCGACGGCGTCATCGCCGCCGACGACCGTACGCAGGAACTCCTGTGTGACGCCGCGCTGATGCGCCGGCACCGGCTGGAGCTGCCCTTCGGGTTCGATCCGCGCTCCGTGGCCGTACCGCGGGGATGA
- a CDS encoding serine hydrolase domain-containing protein, with product MDVRGTVAPGFEAVRDAFVRNFEQRGERGAAVAVYRHGHKVVDLWAGTRDVDGSEPWAVDTVQIVRSAGKGVAAAVPLLLHQRGQLDLDAPVGTYWPEFKANGKERVLVRHLLAHRAGVAALDTPLTPAQAADGVTGPRAVAAQRPWWEPGEDHGYHAQTYSWIIGELVRRVTGRTIGRWIAEEIARPLGLDFWFGLPADEAHRIGRLGPVEPPAAGDGGGALRMRPKRSVVEAYRDPGSLTRRSFGAIDPLPDENDPGYRAAELPASNGVATARGLARCYAAMIGEVDDGQRLFAPATLTLARTEESAGPDRVLVVNTRFGLGYMLHGPAAPLLAPGSFGHPGRGGSLGFADPESGTALGYVTNGLQKGVTADPRAQALIRAIRSAGD from the coding sequence GTGGACGTACGGGGCACGGTGGCACCAGGGTTCGAGGCGGTGCGGGACGCCTTCGTCCGTAACTTCGAACAGCGCGGCGAGCGGGGCGCGGCCGTGGCCGTCTACCGGCACGGCCACAAGGTGGTGGACCTGTGGGCCGGCACCCGGGACGTCGACGGCAGCGAACCCTGGGCCGTGGACACCGTGCAGATCGTCCGCTCCGCCGGGAAGGGCGTCGCCGCCGCCGTGCCGCTGCTGCTGCACCAGCGCGGGCAGCTGGACCTGGACGCGCCCGTCGGCACCTACTGGCCGGAGTTCAAGGCGAACGGCAAGGAACGCGTCCTGGTACGCCACCTCCTGGCGCATCGCGCCGGGGTGGCCGCCCTCGACACCCCGCTGACCCCCGCCCAGGCGGCCGACGGGGTCACCGGGCCGCGGGCGGTCGCCGCGCAGCGGCCCTGGTGGGAGCCCGGGGAGGACCACGGCTACCACGCCCAGACCTACAGCTGGATCATCGGCGAACTGGTGCGCAGGGTCACCGGCCGCACCATCGGGCGCTGGATCGCCGAGGAGATCGCCCGTCCGCTCGGCCTGGACTTCTGGTTCGGCCTCCCCGCCGACGAGGCCCACCGGATCGGCCGGCTCGGCCCGGTCGAGCCCCCGGCGGCCGGCGACGGGGGCGGCGCCCTGCGGATGCGGCCCAAGCGGTCCGTGGTCGAGGCCTACCGCGACCCCGGCTCCCTGACCCGGCGGTCCTTCGGGGCCATCGACCCCCTCCCGGACGAGAACGACCCCGGCTACCGGGCGGCCGAGCTGCCCGCCTCCAACGGAGTGGCCACCGCACGCGGCCTGGCCCGCTGCTACGCGGCGATGATCGGCGAAGTGGACGACGGGCAGAGGCTGTTCGCGCCCGCCACCCTGACCCTGGCCCGCACCGAGGAGTCCGCGGGGCCCGACCGGGTGCTGGTGGTCAACACCCGCTTCGGCCTCGGCTACATGCTGCACGGCCCGGCCGCCCCGCTGCTGGCGCCCGGCTCCTTCGGACACCCCGGCCGGGGCGGCTCGCTGGGCTTCGCCGACCCCGAGTCCGGCACCGCCCTCGGCTATGTGACCAACGGCCTGCAGAAGGGGGTCACCGCCGATCCCCGTGCCCAGGCCCTGATCCGGGCGATACGGTCGGCGGGTGACTGA
- a CDS encoding SDR family NAD(P)-dependent oxidoreductase: MRTARFHGHTALVTGAGQGIGAATARRLATEGAAVLVTDLDGDRAARTAGQIREQGGTAAWLACDVGDAEAVGAAVAHAVAAFGGLDVLVNNAYANHEDAPLFEDEDEAAWARTLDITLTGAYRCSRAALGHLAASGRGAIVNIGSVNGEQDFGGHAYSAAKAGLASLTRTLAGHAGPRGVRVNLVAPGTIRTAAWAGRDDDLARAAGLYPLGRLGEPEDIAAAVAFLASGDAAWVTGTTLRVDGGLMGVNTGFRKAMRGE, encoded by the coding sequence ATCCGCACCGCACGTTTCCACGGCCACACCGCACTCGTCACCGGCGCGGGCCAGGGCATCGGCGCCGCCACGGCCCGCCGGCTGGCCACGGAGGGCGCCGCCGTCCTCGTCACCGACCTGGACGGCGACCGGGCCGCCCGCACGGCCGGGCAGATACGCGAACAGGGCGGCACCGCCGCCTGGCTGGCCTGCGACGTGGGCGACGCCGAGGCCGTCGGCGCGGCGGTGGCGCACGCCGTCGCCGCCTTCGGCGGCCTCGACGTCCTGGTCAACAACGCCTACGCCAACCACGAGGACGCCCCGCTCTTCGAGGACGAGGACGAGGCGGCCTGGGCCCGCACCCTCGACATCACGCTGACCGGCGCCTACCGCTGCTCCCGGGCCGCGCTGGGGCACCTGGCGGCCTCCGGGCGGGGCGCGATCGTCAACATCGGCTCGGTCAACGGCGAACAGGACTTCGGCGGCCACGCGTACAGCGCCGCCAAGGCGGGCCTGGCCTCCCTGACCCGTACGCTCGCCGGCCACGCCGGACCGCGCGGCGTACGCGTCAACCTGGTGGCCCCCGGCACCATCCGCACCGCCGCGTGGGCGGGCCGCGACGACGACCTGGCGCGGGCGGCCGGGCTGTACCCGCTGGGCCGGCTCGGCGAGCCGGAGGACATCGCCGCGGCCGTGGCCTTCCTGGCGTCCGGGGACGCGGCCTGGGTCACCGGGACGACGCTGCGGGTGGACGGCGGGCTGATGGGCGTCAACACGGGCTTCCGGAAGGCGATGCGGGGGGAGTGA
- a CDS encoding penicillin-binding transpeptidase domain-containing protein produces the protein MRSGAKVAVIGGAFVLLAGGAGYGAYNVLGLGGTGGTGTTSASGEVKTGPPTEEEIAETSKDFLDAWASGDAAAAAVLTNNQTAAEPLLTGYTEDVHVSKAVITPGQAVGAKVPYTVKATVSYEGKSKPWSYSSELTVVRGLTTGRALVDWQPAVIHPQLTEGAVLRTGESSTAAIEAVDHNGKVLDKETYPSLGPVLDTLRQKYGDKAGGSPGIETWIEPADEKLPDTTLLTLTEGKPGKLRTTLDADVQAAAEKAVKQFGEASVVAVKPSTGAIRAVANSPVTEFNAALQGKQAPGSTLKIVTAAMLMEKGLASAGKPAECPKDVLYQGRSFHNLDHFELPAGSPFTTSFARSCNTAFIKLIDDTKDDSALPKEAREVFGIGLDWQTGVVTFDGSVPDETGGEAAAQYIGQGTVQMNALNVASITATARTGTFRQPILVAPELDGRQIATASRSLPQNVTAQLNDMMRATASWGTGKAAMASVGGDKGAKTGSAEVDGQGTSNSWFTGFSNDLAAAAVVQSGGHGGDAAGPVVAAVLRAGP, from the coding sequence ATGCGCAGTGGAGCGAAGGTCGCGGTGATCGGCGGGGCGTTCGTCCTGCTGGCCGGGGGAGCCGGCTACGGGGCGTACAACGTGCTCGGACTCGGCGGGACCGGCGGCACGGGCACCACGTCCGCGTCCGGGGAGGTGAAGACGGGCCCGCCGACCGAGGAGGAGATAGCCGAGACCTCGAAGGACTTCCTCGACGCGTGGGCCTCCGGGGACGCCGCCGCGGCGGCGGTGCTGACGAACAACCAGACGGCGGCCGAACCGCTGCTGACCGGGTACACCGAGGACGTGCACGTCAGCAAGGCCGTGATCACCCCGGGCCAGGCCGTCGGCGCGAAGGTCCCGTACACGGTGAAGGCCACGGTGTCGTACGAGGGGAAGAGCAAGCCCTGGTCGTACTCCTCCGAACTGACCGTGGTGCGCGGCCTGACCACCGGCCGGGCGCTGGTCGACTGGCAGCCGGCGGTGATCCACCCGCAGCTGACCGAGGGCGCGGTGCTGAGGACCGGGGAGTCCTCGACGGCGGCGATCGAGGCCGTCGACCACAACGGCAAGGTGCTGGACAAGGAGACGTACCCGTCGCTGGGGCCGGTCCTGGACACCCTGCGCCAGAAGTACGGTGACAAGGCGGGCGGATCCCCCGGTATCGAGACCTGGATCGAGCCGGCCGACGAGAAACTGCCGGACACCACCCTGCTGACCCTCACCGAGGGGAAACCGGGCAAGCTGCGGACCACGCTGGACGCGGACGTCCAGGCGGCGGCCGAGAAGGCGGTCAAGCAGTTCGGCGAGGCGTCCGTGGTGGCCGTGAAGCCGTCCACCGGCGCGATCCGCGCGGTCGCGAACAGCCCGGTGACCGAGTTCAACGCGGCCCTGCAGGGCAAGCAGGCACCCGGCTCCACCTTGAAGATCGTGACGGCCGCGATGCTGATGGAGAAGGGCCTCGCCTCGGCGGGCAAGCCGGCGGAGTGCCCGAAGGACGTGCTCTACCAGGGCCGCAGCTTCCACAACCTCGACCACTTCGAACTGCCGGCCGGCTCCCCCTTCACCACCAGCTTCGCCCGGTCCTGCAACACCGCCTTCATCAAGCTGATCGACGACACCAAGGACGACTCCGCCCTCCCCAAGGAGGCCCGGGAGGTCTTCGGGATCGGACTGGACTGGCAGACCGGTGTGGTCACCTTCGACGGCAGCGTGCCGGACGAGACCGGCGGTGAGGCGGCGGCCCAGTACATCGGGCAGGGCACCGTCCAGATGAACGCCCTCAACGTGGCGTCCATCACCGCGACCGCCCGCACCGGGACGTTCCGCCAGCCGATCCTGGTGGCCCCCGAGCTGGACGGCCGTCAGATCGCCACCGCCTCGCGCTCGTTGCCGCAGAACGTCACCGCACAGCTCAACGACATGATGCGGGCCACCGCGAGCTGGGGCACCGGCAAGGCCGCCATGGCCTCCGTCGGCGGCGACAAGGGCGCCAAGACCGGCTCCGCCGAGGTCGACGGACAGGGCACCTCCAACAGCTGGTTCACCGGTTTCAGCAACGACCTCGCGGCGGCCGCGGTCGTCCAGTCCGGCGGCCACGGCGGCGACGCGGCCGGCCCGGTCGTGGCGGCGGTCCTGCGCGCCGGTCCCTGA
- a CDS encoding dolichyl-phosphate-mannose--protein mannosyltransferase, with amino-acid sequence MTSTAPEARQGNDAGDRAGDQPPSWQQRLRRFGYTPRPETGLRERLVPPYTSPGRQFWDVLAVPPSLAGRLVRWSAWGGPLLVALVAGALRFWNLGSPKAVIFDETYYAKDSWALINQGYEGAWPKDVDKLILQDPSSVPVPVEPGYVVHPPVGKWIIGLGEQLFGFTPFGWRFMVALLGTVSVLMLCRIGRRLFRSTFLGCLAGTLLAVDGLHFVMSRTALLDLVLMFFVLAAFGCLLVDRDRSRRKLAAALPVDEDGVLRPDAGVAENLRLGWRPWRLAAGLMLGLAFATKWNGLYILAAFGVMTVLWDVGARRTAGALQPYRAVVLRDLLPAFLSTVPVALATYLASWTGWIVTDKGYYRDWAATAGRDSSWSWLPDWLRSLWHYETQVYEFHVGLTSGHTYESNPWSWIVLGRPVSYFYEEQAGCAASETGKCAREVLAIGTPLLWWAACAALLYVLWRWAFRRDWRAGAIACGVAAGWVPWFFYQERTIFLFYAVVFVPFLCLAVTMMVGALLGPASQAGGVREETDGGGGKESAGEGFAGKEFAEEEGVGEGDPAGERRRTVGAVVAGVLVLLIIWNFVYFWPVYTGASLPENAWRDRMWLDSWI; translated from the coding sequence GTGACGAGTACTGCGCCCGAAGCCCGGCAGGGCAACGACGCCGGGGACCGCGCCGGCGACCAGCCGCCGTCCTGGCAGCAGCGGCTGCGCCGCTTCGGTTACACCCCGCGGCCGGAGACAGGGCTGCGCGAACGCCTGGTGCCGCCGTACACCAGCCCAGGACGCCAGTTCTGGGACGTGCTCGCCGTGCCGCCGTCCCTGGCCGGCCGGCTGGTGCGCTGGTCCGCCTGGGGCGGGCCGCTGCTGGTGGCGCTGGTGGCCGGGGCGCTGCGGTTCTGGAACCTCGGCAGCCCGAAGGCGGTGATATTCGACGAGACGTACTACGCCAAGGACTCCTGGGCACTGATCAACCAGGGGTACGAGGGCGCCTGGCCCAAGGACGTCGACAAGCTGATTCTCCAGGACCCGTCCTCGGTGCCGGTCCCCGTGGAACCGGGTTACGTCGTCCACCCGCCCGTCGGCAAGTGGATCATCGGCCTCGGGGAGCAGCTCTTCGGGTTCACGCCGTTCGGCTGGCGCTTCATGGTGGCGCTGCTGGGCACCGTCTCGGTCCTGATGCTGTGCCGGATCGGCCGCAGGCTGTTCCGCTCGACGTTCCTGGGCTGCCTGGCGGGCACGCTGCTGGCCGTGGACGGGCTGCACTTCGTGATGAGCCGGACCGCGCTGCTGGACCTCGTCCTGATGTTCTTCGTGCTGGCGGCCTTCGGCTGCCTGCTCGTCGACCGCGACCGGTCACGCCGCAAGCTGGCCGCCGCGCTGCCGGTCGACGAGGACGGTGTGCTGCGGCCGGACGCCGGTGTGGCCGAGAACCTGCGCCTCGGATGGCGCCCCTGGCGGCTCGCCGCCGGCCTGATGCTCGGCCTGGCGTTCGCCACGAAGTGGAACGGGCTGTACATCCTGGCCGCGTTCGGTGTGATGACGGTCCTCTGGGACGTCGGCGCGCGCCGCACGGCCGGGGCCCTGCAGCCGTACCGGGCCGTGGTGCTGCGCGACCTGCTCCCCGCCTTCCTCTCGACGGTGCCGGTCGCCCTCGCCACGTACCTCGCGTCCTGGACCGGCTGGATCGTCACGGACAAGGGCTACTACCGCGACTGGGCGGCCACCGCGGGCCGGGACAGCAGTTGGTCGTGGCTTCCGGACTGGCTGCGCAGCCTGTGGCACTACGAGACCCAGGTGTACGAGTTCCACGTCGGCCTGACCTCGGGCCACACCTACGAGTCCAACCCGTGGAGCTGGATCGTGCTGGGCCGGCCCGTCTCGTACTTCTACGAGGAGCAGGCGGGCTGTGCGGCCTCGGAGACCGGCAAGTGCGCCCGTGAGGTCCTGGCGATCGGTACCCCGCTGCTCTGGTGGGCGGCCTGTGCCGCCCTGCTGTACGTGCTGTGGCGCTGGGCCTTCCGGCGCGACTGGCGCGCGGGTGCCATCGCGTGCGGGGTCGCGGCGGGCTGGGTGCCGTGGTTCTTCTACCAGGAGCGGACGATCTTCCTGTTCTACGCGGTCGTGTTCGTCCCCTTCCTGTGCCTGGCGGTGACGATGATGGTCGGCGCGCTGCTCGGCCCGGCGTCCCAGGCGGGCGGCGTGCGGGAGGAGACGGACGGAGGCGGCGGGAAGGAGAGCGCCGGGGAGGGGTTCGCCGGGAAGGAGTTCGCCGAGGAGGAGGGCGTCGGGGAGGGAGATCCCGCCGGCGAGCGGAGACGGACGGTGGGCGCCGTCGTCGCCGGTGTGCTGGTGCTCCTGATCATCTGGAACTTCGTCTACTTCTGGCCCGTCTACACCGGCGCCTCGCTCCCGGAGAACGCCTGGCGGGACCGCATGTGGCTGGACAGCTGGATCTGA
- the rsmI gene encoding 16S rRNA (cytidine(1402)-2'-O)-methyltransferase, with the protein MADVTGTTGTLVLAGTPIGDVADAPPRLAAELEAADVVAAEDTRRLRRLTQALGVHTSGRVVSYFEGNESARTPELVEALAGGARVLLVTDAGMPSVSDPGYRLVAAAVERDIRVTAVPGPSAVLTALALSALPVDRFCFEGFLPRKAGERLGKLREVADERRTMVFFEAPHRLDDTLAAMTEVFGADRRAAVCRELTKTYEEVKRGPLGELAVWAADGVRGEITVVVEGAPATTGEKPDAMELVRRVRVREEAGERRKEAIAAVAAEAQLPKREVFDAVVAAKNADRTGRDQGKGLA; encoded by the coding sequence ATGGCCGATGTGACTGGAACGACTGGAACGCTCGTACTCGCAGGGACCCCCATCGGCGATGTGGCGGACGCCCCGCCGAGGCTCGCCGCCGAACTGGAGGCCGCCGACGTGGTGGCCGCCGAGGACACCCGGCGGCTGCGCAGGCTCACCCAGGCGCTGGGCGTCCACACGTCGGGGCGCGTCGTCTCCTACTTCGAGGGCAACGAGTCGGCGCGCACCCCCGAACTGGTCGAGGCGCTGGCGGGAGGCGCGCGGGTGCTGCTGGTGACCGACGCGGGCATGCCGTCCGTGTCGGACCCCGGCTACCGGCTCGTCGCGGCGGCCGTGGAACGGGACATCAGGGTCACCGCCGTGCCCGGGCCGTCCGCGGTGCTGACCGCGCTGGCGCTCTCCGCCCTTCCCGTGGACCGGTTCTGCTTCGAGGGCTTCCTGCCGCGCAAGGCGGGCGAGCGGCTCGGGAAGCTGCGGGAGGTCGCGGACGAACGGCGCACGATGGTCTTCTTCGAAGCCCCGCACCGGCTGGACGACACCCTGGCCGCGATGACCGAGGTGTTCGGCGCGGACCGCCGCGCCGCGGTGTGCCGGGAGCTGACCAAGACGTACGAGGAGGTGAAGCGGGGACCGCTGGGTGAACTGGCCGTGTGGGCCGCCGACGGGGTGCGGGGCGAGATCACCGTCGTGGTCGAGGGGGCGCCCGCCACCACCGGGGAGAAGCCGGACGCGATGGAACTGGTGCGCAGGGTGCGGGTGCGCGAGGAGGCGGGGGAGCGGCGCAAGGAGGCCATCGCGGCGGTCGCCGCCGAGGCGCAACTGCCCAAGCGGGAGGTGTTCGACGCGGTGGTCGCGGCGAAGAACGCGGACCGGACCGGACGGGACCAGGGTAAAGGTCTAGCCTGA
- a CDS encoding TatD family hydrolase: MSRTEAPPLPEPLAVPVADSHTHLDMQDGTVEEGLARAAAVNVTTVVQVGCDVKGSRWAAETAAAHPAVHAAVALHPNEAPRIVLGDPDGWSRQEAREAGGKAALDEALAEIDALAALDHVRGVGETGLDYFRTGPEGVAAQEESFRAHIEIAKRHGKALVIHDREAHADVLRILADAGAPERTVFHCYSGDAEMARECAAAGYFMSFAGNVTFKNAQPLRDALAVAPLGLVLVETDAPFLTPAPYRGRPNAPYLIPVTLRAMAQVRGIGEEELAAAVYDNTARAFDF; encoded by the coding sequence ATGAGCCGTACCGAAGCCCCTCCGCTGCCCGAGCCCCTCGCCGTTCCGGTGGCCGACTCGCACACCCATCTGGACATGCAGGACGGAACCGTCGAGGAGGGCCTGGCGCGGGCCGCGGCGGTCAACGTGACCACCGTCGTCCAGGTGGGCTGTGACGTGAAGGGTTCGCGCTGGGCGGCCGAGACGGCGGCCGCCCACCCCGCCGTGCACGCCGCCGTCGCCCTCCACCCCAACGAGGCGCCGCGCATCGTCCTGGGCGACCCGGACGGCTGGTCGCGCCAGGAAGCCAGGGAGGCGGGCGGGAAGGCCGCCCTGGACGAGGCGCTCGCCGAGATCGACGCCCTGGCCGCCCTCGACCACGTACGCGGGGTCGGGGAGACCGGTCTCGACTACTTCCGTACGGGCCCCGAGGGGGTCGCCGCACAGGAGGAGTCGTTCCGGGCGCACATCGAGATCGCCAAGCGGCACGGCAAGGCGCTGGTCATCCACGACCGGGAGGCCCACGCGGACGTGCTGCGGATCCTCGCCGACGCGGGCGCCCCCGAGCGGACCGTCTTCCACTGCTACTCGGGGGACGCCGAGATGGCACGGGAGTGCGCGGCGGCCGGGTACTTCATGTCGTTCGCCGGCAACGTCACCTTCAAGAACGCCCAGCCGCTGCGTGACGCGCTGGCCGTGGCACCGCTCGGCCTCGTCCTCGTGGAGACGGACGCCCCCTTCCTCACCCCGGCGCCCTACCGGGGGCGGCCGAACGCGCCCTACCTGATCCCGGTGACGCTCCGGGCGATGGCGCAGGTGCGGGGCATCGGCGAGGAGGAGCTGGCCGCCGCCGTCTACGACAACACCGCGCGGGCCTTCGACTTCTGA